GGCCCGTTTATAGATTGCTTCCTGATCTTTGTAATATTCGTAAGTTCGTCCGGTTTCAGTAAATATCAATAGAATATCTGCGTTAATATCTATTGCAAGATTGAAACCATGTTTTAATAAACTTTTGACTTTATCCATCTGGTGCACCGGTTTTAGGTTTTAGAAAGGTTCGCTGCAAAGTAGGGATTTCCAATGCAGTGCTGGTGAGCATAACCTCCAACGATATCGCCATCTTTTGAGGTTATTCCATCCATAGAGTTTATTATTCCTTTTCCCCTATTTATTCTATATGAAAAGTCGTTTTCATTAATATTTATTAGTTTTGAATAATGGAATTCATGTGCTTTAAATTCTTTAGATTTTTCACCGATAATGCAGTCTTTTTCAAAAGTTCCTTTAACATAACTCAGACCCTGAACATTTGGAGTCATTACTGCATCTGCATCTATTAATTTTAACATTTCCTTGCCATCGATTGAATTTGTAAGATACATGAGCCCTCCGCATTCGCCGTAAATTTTTCCATCAAAGTTTCTTATCGAGTCAATCATGGATTTATTGTTCGAAAGTTTTTCAGAAAATAGCTCTGGATAGCCCCCTCCAAGATAGATGGTATCGCAATCTGGAACTTCCACGTCATTCAATGGACTGAAAAATTTTATTTTAGCACCGTTTTCTTCTAATGCATCGAAGTTATCCCAGTAATAAAAATTAAATGATTCGTCAAATGCAACGGCAATTTTTGAATTGTTTTTTTCAACTTTCCAGAGAGTTTCTTCTTTATTTTTTTCATCAACTTCAAAGTCGAAACTTTCGTCACTCAATTCAACTATTTTTTCAATATCTAAACATTCTTCAACAGTGTTTCCCCATAAATCTATTCTTTCAAGCAATTTCTGCTTATTTTCTGGAGTTGGAACGAGTCCAAGATGTCTTTGGGATACAGACAATCCATCATCTCTTGGAATTGCACCGATTATCTCGATGTCATTATCGTAATATTTTACAGCTTCTTTTAATTTATTTAGGTGTCCTTCACCCCGGATTTTATTGAAAATAACACCTTTAATATTTAATTCAGTATCAAATGATTTGAACCCTTTAATTATTGCAGCAGCACTTCTTGTAAGGCTTCTTGCATCCATCAATAAAATTACTGGAGCATTCAGGGTTTTTGAAACCGATGCGGTACTTCCAACATCGTTATAAGGTGAAATTCCCTCATATAATCCTCTCACACCTTCGATAACATTTATATCTTTATTTTTAGAATGCCTTTTAAAAATTGATCTAACTTGCATTTCATCCATAAAAAACGAATCTAAATTCCTTGATTTGTTTTTAGTGGCTTCTGTGTGATATGTTGGGTCGATATAGTCAGGTCCGATTTTATATGGTTGCACGTTATTTTTTTTAGACAGTGCTTTCATTATTCCTGTCGATATGGTCGTTTTTCCAACCATCGAAGAAGTGCCCGCAATAACTACTCTTTTCATGTTTTTCACGCAAATTTTAAAATTAATAATGATTCCTAAAATCTATAAACTAATCATAAACTAAATATATTTTAAAAACATAAAAAATTTTTGATATTTTCTTGAGAGGATGAAATTTTGAGTTTTGAATTTTTAAAAAAACAGTTTAGCTGGTTTTTAAACCTGAACTTTACGAATAAATTTATTATAACTTATTTTTTATCTTGGACGGGTTTATTTACGACGTTATTTGTAAGTAAGCTTTTAAAACCGCTCGTAAACGTTGAATCTGCTGGAGTTTTAACAACTGTAAAATATGAAGTAATTTCAACAGCAGTATCTTCTCAAATCGGAATTAATTACTATTCGATCTGGTATTCGTATTTTATAAGCAATTCTCTTGCATGCATGACTATATTTTTAGTTTTTATATTACTTCCCTACATATATACAAGAGATATTTCAAAAGGAAAGTCAACAATTAACGATTATTTCAATGTTTTGTTGTTTTTTTACGTATTGATTATAGTAAATCCTCTAACCGGAGTTTTAGGCGCAAGTTTAAGTCTTTCAGAAATGCTTGCAATAATTCCGCATGGGCTTTTTGAATACGCGGGATTTTCAATGGCAATAGTTCTTGGAATCGAATATTCAATTTATAAATTGCCGTTGGAGGCTAAAAAAGAAGTATGGGATACAAAACAAAAACTAAAATTTTCAATGAAATTCTTTTCAATCCTTATCTTCATATTTATTGCAGGTGGCATAGAAACTTTGGACTGGATAATATTCAACTATGCAAAAGAAAACGATTTATCAATTTTTAGGACATTTTTTGAAGTGTATTACAGCATTTTAAAGTCTTTACTTTTTTAATCATTTTTTAGTTTTCAAAATCAATTTGTTGTTTTAATACATTAATATATCATCAAACCCCCATCTTTGATGTATTCGCCTAAAAAAGTGATTACGGGGGATAATATGTTTAACAAAAATTTTTTTGCATTTCAGCTCATTTTTGCACTTTTAATTGCAGTTTCGTTTTCAGGCTGTACTGATGATGCATCTGATTCAGAATAAGATTCATCTAGCGCGGTTGAAACTGAAAATTATGATTTACAAAGTTTTTCTGGTTCAAATACGAATGAAACTTCAGAAATTATGGAATTAGTCGCAAATCGAAATGAAATATGGGGTTATTCTATTGAAACTACGCTAAGAATTATGGCAGATGATCTAAATATCGAGATGGATGGGCTTGCAAAGGTCGATATGAAAAATAAAAAGATGTACATGTCTTTAGTATCTGATGAAGAAATCACAGAATACTATGTTTTCGAAGATGCAATTTATACTAAAACTGTTGCGGATGGGGAAACCCGTGGGTTAAAATGCCATCCGATGACGAAAATTTTGAAGAAAGTGTTGGAATAATGGCCCAATACAACAAAGATATGAATGATCTTGAAAATAAGGATTATATTGTGGAAGGTGAAGAAACAGTAAATGGAATTTCATGTTATAAAATAAGAATGGATATAGATGATATTGTTAGTTTCATGGCAGAATGCGGTATTGACGATAATTTAGTTTCAAGCTGGGAATCAGCATACGTTACTTACTATATCAGTAAATCAGACGGACATATGGTAAAATCAATAGAGGATATTAAAGTAACTTTTAAATCAGGAGACTTAGTTGAGTTTAACGACATATTAATCTTTAAAAATATCAATGAGGTTCAGGATATAGAACTTCCAGAAGAAGCAGAAAATGCGATTGATATGTCAAGTTTATACTAACTAAAAAATACTCATAAAATCATAAAAAATTAAAAAAAGAATTTTATTTCATTTTTTCAATATCGATTGAGATATCGTAAGTTTCTTCATTTGGAGTTTTTATTGTCCATTTTTGATTGTAATCTGATTTTAAACTATCAACGAAGTTTCCTCTAACTTCATTTGCGATATGATTCAGGTAATCGCTACTGAAATCGAGTCCTTCTAGTTTAACATTGATTTTTTCGTTAATATCCAAATCCATATCTTTTCTCATTGATTGGATTCTTCTAATAACTTCTCTAACCAATCCTTCGGTGATTACTTCATCGTTCATGTCAATGTTGATGTAAACGTTTCCTTTTGAAAATTCTACACCGATGATATTTTCAGGGATTTCAACTCTGAATTCAACGTATTCTGGTTTTAAAACATATTCAGAAATTTCAAATTCTCCGGATTTCAAGTTTTCTTTGAGTTCTTTTGGATCTACTGAGTTTATTGCAGCAACCACTTTTGGAACGTCGCTTCTGAATATTTTTCCAAGCTCTTTGAAGTCTGGTTTTACGGTTACATTTCCTTCGAATTCTTTTAGTTCGATTTCTTTTACGTTTCCTTGTTCTTTTATGATGTATCCGTATTTTTCAATTGTTTCAGCAATGTTTTCAGGAAGCGTTATTTTTGTAATTGGATATCTTAAGGTGTATTTTGCTTTATCTCTTCCTTTTAGGATTGAATCTACAATTTCTCTGATAATTTCAGTATCTTTTTCAAGAGTTTCATTTATAAATTCAGATTCAATTGTTAACTTGTTCATAAAGATGCTTTCAGGCATATCTTCTGTTTTCAAGTTCTGGTAGATTTCTTCTGAAAGGTGCGGTGTTACCGGAGCCATTATTGAAATTAATTTCATGATAACATAGTATAGGGTCTGGTATGCAGATAATTTCTGTACGTCGTTTTTCTCCATCCAAGTTCTGTCACGAATTAATTTAATGTACCATCTTGAAAAGTCGTTAAGTATAAAATCTCTAAGTGTCCATGTGTACGTATGCAAATGAGGTTTTTCTAAAGCTTCAACAGCCTCTTTAGCAACGGTGTTTATTCTGCTCAATATCCATGCATCTTCATCTTTAACATGCTTGAAATATTCGTCATTTGGAACGAAATCATCAAGAACCATGTAGTTTGCAGAGAATGCGTACGAATTCCAGAGCGTATTTAACATACTTCTGGTTTCATCCATTTCGGAGTATGAAAATCTTAAATCTTCCCATGCCTTGTTCGCACTTAAAAGGTAAAACCTTAAAACATCTGCACCGTACTGTTCTGTAACGTCATCAGGGCTTACAATGTTTCCTAAGGATTTACTCATTTTTTCTCCGGTTTCATCAAGTGTGAACCCGTGCATCATACATTTTTCGTAAGAAGTATCGTCAAATACCACTGCACTTAATGCGTGCTGTGAGTAGAACCATTTTGTAACTTGGTCGTTTCCTTCAGTAATAAATTTAGCTTTTTTAAGAGTTTTGGATCCAATTGACGCGTATGGTGCCAAACCACTGTCATACCAAACATCTAAAACGTCTGGAGTTCTTTTCATTTTTCCGCCACAAGAGCATGTCAAAGTAATGTTATCAACTGCAGGTTTGTGGATATCGCTTAAATCTAAATCTTTTTCGTTAGCTCTTTGTGTTAATTCATCAACTGAACCGATTACTTCATAATTTCCACATTCTTCACATATCCAGATTGGAAGTGGAATTCCCCAGTATCTTTGTCTTGAGATGTTCCAGTCTCCAACAAAACTTACTCCGTTAACGTATCTTGTTTTAACCCAGTCTGGAACCCAGTCAACAGTTTTACCCTGTTCAATAATGGATTCTTTTATTTTTGATATTGAAAGGAACCACTGTTCGGTTGCCCTGAATAAAAGTGGTGTTTTGCATCTCCAGCAGTGCGGGTAGGTGTGTTTTACTTTTCCAGAGTTTACGAGTAAATTTTTGGATATCAATGTTTCAATAACTGATTCATTCATATCTTTTACGAAAGTTCCTTTCCAAATGCTATCGATATATCTTCCGTTATCATCAATTGGGGCATATACTGGAATATTGTATTTTTTACCAATATTAAAGTCGTCTTCACCAAATCCTGGTGCGGTGTGAACTAAACCAGTTCCGCCTTCAAGAGTTACGTGGTCTCCAGGAACAATTGTATGCACATTTTCTATTTTTGCAAATTCTTGCTGTTTTTCATTTTCTTCAAGGAGTGGGTGAATATATTTTAATCCAATTAATGAATCTCCTTTAACTACTTTTGAAATACTGAATTTTGAAATTTCATTGTTTTTTTCAGCTTTTTTCATTACGTCGTTTACTAATTTTTCAGCAATAACCCATGTTTCAACGTTTCCATTTTCAAATTCAACATTAACATATGCATAATCAAATTCAGGATTTACACATACAAGCATGTTTGAAGGAAGGGTCCACGGAGTTGTAGTCCAGATTGTGATGTATTCATCGCTTTTTTCAAGTTTGAATTTTACATAAACTGAAGGGTCGAGTACTTCTTTGTATTCCCCCCTTACTTCATGTTCAGCAAGCGAAGTTTCACATCTTGGGCACCAGTATCCTGATCTCAAGTCTTTTGTAAGTAAATCTTTTTCGTGAGCTTTTTTAAGCGTCCACCAGCCCATTTCCATGTAATCTCTTTTGATTGGCATGTATGCATTTTCAAAATCTAGCCATACACCTAAATTTTTAAACTGAACTTCCATGAATTCGAGGTGGTTTAATGCAAACTCTTTACATTTGTTTATAAA
This Methanococcus maripaludis C5 DNA region includes the following protein-coding sequences:
- the ileS gene encoding isoleucine--tRNA ligase → MKQVKSVNFRELDKKIKEYWETENIYKKVKALNEQGPEYYFVDGPPYCSGAIHLGTAWNKIIKDTVLRFKRIQGYNVLDKAGWDMHGLPIEVKVENEFNIGSKKDIETKIGTLEFINKCKEFALNHLEFMEVQFKNLGVWLDFENAYMPIKRDYMEMGWWTLKKAHEKDLLTKDLRSGYWCPRCETSLAEHEVRGEYKEVLDPSVYVKFKLEKSDEYITIWTTTPWTLPSNMLVCVNPEFDYAYVNVEFENGNVETWVIAEKLVNDVMKKAEKNNEISKFSISKVVKGDSLIGLKYIHPLLEENEKQQEFAKIENVHTIVPGDHVTLEGGTGLVHTAPGFGEDDFNIGKKYNIPVYAPIDDNGRYIDSIWKGTFVKDMNESVIETLISKNLLVNSGKVKHTYPHCWRCKTPLLFRATEQWFLSISKIKESIIEQGKTVDWVPDWVKTRYVNGVSFVGDWNISRQRYWGIPLPIWICEECGNYEVIGSVDELTQRANEKDLDLSDIHKPAVDNITLTCSCGGKMKRTPDVLDVWYDSGLAPYASIGSKTLKKAKFITEGNDQVTKWFYSQHALSAVVFDDTSYEKCMMHGFTLDETGEKMSKSLGNIVSPDDVTEQYGADVLRFYLLSANKAWEDLRFSYSEMDETRSMLNTLWNSYAFSANYMVLDDFVPNDEYFKHVKDEDAWILSRINTVAKEAVEALEKPHLHTYTWTLRDFILNDFSRWYIKLIRDRTWMEKNDVQKLSAYQTLYYVIMKLISIMAPVTPHLSEEIYQNLKTEDMPESIFMNKLTIESEFINETLEKDTEIIREIVDSILKGRDKAKYTLRYPITKITLPENIAETIEKYGYIIKEQGNVKEIELKEFEGNVTVKPDFKELGKIFRSDVPKVVAAINSVDPKELKENLKSGEFEISEYVLKPEYVEFRVEIPENIIGVEFSKGNVYINIDMNDEVITEGLVREVIRRIQSMRKDMDLDINEKINVKLEGLDFSSDYLNHIANEVRGNFVDSLKSDYNQKWTIKTPNEETYDISIDIEKMK
- the cfbB gene encoding Ni-sirohydrochlorin a,c-diamide synthase, with the protein product MKRVVIAGTSSMVGKTTISTGIMKALSKKNNVQPYKIGPDYIDPTYHTEATKNKSRNLDSFFMDEMQVRSIFKRHSKNKDINVIEGVRGLYEGISPYNDVGSTASVSKTLNAPVILLMDARSLTRSAAAIIKGFKSFDTELNIKGVIFNKIRGEGHLNKLKEAVKYYDNDIEIIGAIPRDDGLSVSQRHLGLVPTPENKQKLLERIDLWGNTVEECLDIEKIVELSDESFDFEVDEKNKEETLWKVEKNNSKIAVAFDESFNFYYWDNFDALEENGAKIKFFSPLNDVEVPDCDTIYLGGGYPELFSEKLSNNKSMIDSIRNFDGKIYGECGGLMYLTNSIDGKEMLKLIDADAVMTPNVQGLSYVKGTFEKDCIIGEKSKEFKAHEFHYSKLININENDFSYRINRGKGIINSMDGITSKDGDIVGGYAHQHCIGNPYFAANLSKT